One window from the genome of Oncorhynchus kisutch isolate 150728-3 linkage group LG21, Okis_V2, whole genome shotgun sequence encodes:
- the serinc1 gene encoding serine incorporator 1 → MGAVIGLCSMASWIPCLCGTAPCLLCRCCPSGNNSTVTRLIYAFFLLLGVGIACIMLMPGMEEQLKKIPGFCDGGMGTSIPGVEGHVNCDVLVGYKAVYRVCFGMSMFFLLFSLLMVKVKSSQDPRAAVHNGFWFFKFAAATAITIGAFFIPEGAFTTVWFYIGMAGAFCFILIQLVLLIDFAHSWNESWVEKMEEGNSRCWYAALLSATTINYILSLVSLVMFYVYYTHTDGCTENKAFITVNMLLCVGASVMSILPQIQESQPRSGLLQSSIVTLYTMYLTWSAMTNEPDRKCNPSLLGIIGLNNTTPAGKDHPVVQWWDAQGIVGLVLFLMCVLYSSIRNSSNTQVNKLTLTSDESALIEDGPHPENFDVEDGENRALDNEKDGVTYSYSFFHFMLFLASLYIMMTLTNWYSPDSSYETMTSKWPSVWVKISSSWICIALYVWTLAAPLVLVNRDFD, encoded by the exons ATGGGGGCCGTTATTGGACTGTGCTCCATGGCGAGTTGG ATCCCCTGCCTGTGTGGCACTGCTCCCTGCCTGCTGTGCAGATGCTGCCCCAGTGGGAATAACTCCACTGTCACCCGACTTATCTAtgccttcttcctcctcctgggTGTGGGCATCGCATGCATCATGCTAATGCCAGGGATGGAAGAGCAACTCAAGAAG ATTCCAGGATTCTGTGATGGGGGAATGGGTACATCAATCCCAGGTGTGGAGGGTCATGTCAACTGTGATGTCTTGGTCGGCTACAAGGCTGTGTACCGTGTCTGCTTCGGCATGTCCATGTTCTTCCTGCTCTTCTCCCTCCTTATGGTCAAGGTCAAGAGTAGCCAGGATCCTAGAGCTGCAGTACACAACGG GTTTTGGTTCTTCAAGTTTGCTGCTGCGACTGCCATTACCATCGGTGCATTCTTCATTCCAGAGGGTGCCTTCACAACTG TTTGGTTCTACATAGGAATGGCTGGAGCTTTTTGCTTCATCCTGATCCAGCTGGTCCTGCTGATTGACTTTGCCCACTCCTGGAATGAGTCCTGGGTGGAGAAAATGGAGGAGGGCAACTCTCGCTGCTGGTATGCAG CTCTGCTGTCTGCTACAACCATCAACTACATCCTGTCCCTTGTGTCTCTGGTCATGTTCTACGTCTACTACACCCACACTGACGGCTGCACTGAAAACAAGGCCTTCATCACTGTCAACATGCTGCTGTGTGTGGGAGCCTCAGTCATGTCCATCCTGCCACAGATTCAg GAGTCCCAGCCAAGGTCCGGGTTGCTGCAGTCTTCCATTGTGACTTTGTACACCATGTATCTCACCTGGTCTGCCATGACCAATGAGCCAG ACAGGAAATGCAACCCAAGCTTGCTGGGTATCATTGGCCTCAACAACACCACCCCAGCTGGCAAGGACCATCCTGTTGTTCAGTGGTGGGATGCCCAGGGCATTGTGGGGCTGGTCCTGTTCCTGATGTGTGTTCTATACTCAAG CATCCGAAACTCCTCCAACACCCAAGTGAATAAACTGACTCTGACCAGTGACGAGTCTGCACTGATCGAGGATGGCCCCCACCCTGAGAACTTTGACGTGGAAGACGGCGAGAACCGGGCCTTGGACAACGAGAAGGACGGAGTCACCTACAGCTACTCCTTCTTCCACTTCATGCTCTTCCTGGCCTCCCTCTACATCATGATGACCCTCACCAACTGGTACAG CCCCGACTCCAGCTATGAGACAATGACCAGCAAGTGGCCCTCTGTGTGGGTGAAGATCTCCTCCAGCTGGATCTGCATTGCCCTGTATGTGTGGACCCTGGCTGCCCCACTGGTCCTGGTCAATCGAGACTTCGACTGA